The genome window GAGGCTCGACAGGTGCCATACGGGAAAGGGGTAAGCTACCGGTTCGAAGGAACTTACGCAATAGGTAAGGAATGCGGCGATATGCGGCGCGGCGGTTGGCCCCAGCTTTTCCTCACATCAGCCACCAATTGCCACTCGCAATCACGTATACACCCAGCAGCAGATTGGTTGTCGCGTGGGCGGCAACGCAATCCCACATGTTGCGCGTGCGAAGCATCAACCACGTGATCCCGGAAAACCAAACCGCCGCCGCCAGCGCTTCCTGCGGATGCATCAAAACCGGAACTGCGGTGCCGATCACGATCGCTGTTCGGCTCGCGGCCCCAAACGGCACTGCCCACCAATCCGCGGCCATCGCAAACCGCATCAAAAAGCCTCGCAGGAAAAACTCTTCGATCACCGGCGCCACGACCGCCAGTCCGGCCAATCGGATTGCCAGAAACGTGTACGCCCAAGCGGGCCGGGCCGACAGTTCCGCGAGCGGATCGAACGCGCTGCGTTTGCCCAGGCCGAACTCGAGGCCGAACCGCAGGACCATGACCCGTTGCAACATTGCCAGTCCGATCCAAACCGCGGTGCCCACGACGCCCACCCCAATCGCCAGCTTGTCGACGCGCCACGCAAACTGCCGGTAGCCGGGCCAAATAGCAGCGATCGCGATCAGTGTCAGCCCGATTTTGACGGTATAGATCAGCGGATATGCGCTGTAGGGGATCGCGAGGCCGAAAGTCTTCGATGCCTCGGGCGGCGATTGATCGTGAGCCACTGCCGCCGCGGGCTCGAAACTGCCAACGACCATGAACACCACAAACGGCAGCAGAAACACGAGCCACGGATTGGTGCGGCCCGTCGCGCGGCGATCAGTTGGCAAGTCGGCCAGCATGATTTGCGGAGTGTCCAATGGCTGAAAGCCGGCGAGTCAATCGGGTCGGATTCGGCCTTCCGGAGACTGGCAACGAGCGGATGGGAACCGTTTCGAACGCACGAAGCGGGCGATGCCCATTATGGAAATCCGGTCGTGATTCGGCTAGCCGACGTTGCCTCGCATGCGCTACCCGCATTGTCCAAGCCCTGAACTTGAATGGAGCCCGCAGGCCCACTACCATAGAGGAAGGCTACGCTGTTGCCGCCGACCACTCCCTGCCGCTGCCTGCCACCCCGCCGCAATTCTGGTTGCTTTCGGCACCCGCCCCGAACCATTCCTGCCCGCCTCCGCCCGCTGTGTCTGCAATGCACCGACGAAGCGTTCTCAAGTTGACCAGCGCCGCGTTGGGCGCGGCATGTGCCGCGGCTATTGGCATTCCCGGCGTGAATTATGTCGTCGCCACGGTTCGCCGCAATCGGTCGAAGGCCGAGACGGTGCAATCCGTGATTCGGCTCAAGGATTTGCCCGTTGGCCGGCCCGTGGCGGTGGCGATTCGCGCTCGCGCGCAAGACGCTTGGACGGTCGCCCCGCAACAGGTGGTGGGGCATGTGTGGCTATTGCGGCGGCCCGGCAAATCGCCGGCAGTTGGCCCGAAGGAGGCGGACTCAAAGGCGGCGGTTTCGCCAGCCAAAGTTCCGACGGCGGGCGACGTGCCGCCGGAAGATGTTGACATTGTCGAGGCATTCAGCGCCACGTGCCCGCATCTGGGCTGCAATGTCGTGTATCAGCAAGACAAGCAGCAGTTTCTTTGTCCGTGCCATGGCGGAGCGTTCGATCGGCATGGCCGGATGGTGACGGGCACCGCACTGGGGCACGAAAATCCCGCCCCCCGTGGGTTGGACAAACTCGCTTGTAGCGTGGTGCTCGACGCCATCTCGGGCGAGAAGTGGGTCGAGGTTCGGTATCAGCGATTCCAGCAGGGGGCGACTCGACAAATCGTTGAAGAGTAGCCCCGATGCGCCGATCCCCGCCCGTCGACCCAGCGACCGAAGAAGAAATTGCTCGCACCTCGGCGAAATTGCACGCGCAGCTCGCGCGGCATCGCCAAGAAGCGTCGCTCCTGCGCCGCACATGGAATTGGCTCGATGATCGGGCAGGGCTGCGCGGCTGGTTGCTGCCGATTCGCCGCCGGAGGCTTCCGGGCGGCGCGCGTTGGGAATACAGCACGGCCAGTTGCCTGCTCTGGCTGTTGGTCGTGGAGGTGGTCACCGGATTGCTGCTGATGACCACCTACAGCCCGGGAAGCGCGACCGCCTGGGCGAGCGTGCACTATATCGATCGATCGGCCGGTGGCGGATTTATTCGCGGCGTCCACTATTTCGCTTCGCAGGCGCTGCTGATCCTGTTTGCGGTGCATATGGTGCGCGTGCTGCTGCGGGCGGCGTTTCGCGCGCCGTTCGAATTGATCTGGATTACCGGACTGTTGCTTACCCCGCTCGTGATCGGCCTGGCGGTGACCGGCAATCCACTTTCGGCGAGCATCAAAGGCGCCTCGCAAATCGAGGTCGAGGGGAGCATCATCGGTTCGACGCCGCTCGTGGGTCCGATGCTCAAACGAGCGCTGTTTGGCGGCGAAGACGTCGGGCAGTTGACCTTCACGCATCTTTATTTTCTGCACGTCGCCTTGTTGCCGCTGTTGGTCGGGTTGCTGCTGATCGTCCACATCGCCCAGATTTATCGGCATGGTCTCTCCGCGCCGATGATCCATCCGACGAAAGGCCGGGCGGTGCGATATTGGCCCTATCAGACCGTGCGGAATATGACCGTGCTGGCGATCGTGGTCGGCGTCGTATCCTGGCTGGCCTGGCGATACGGCGCTCCGCTCGACGCACCGGCCGATTCCGAGCTTCCCTACACGCCCCGACCCGAGTGGTATCTGCTGTTTCTCTTCGAATTGCGGCGGCACTTTTCCGGCCAATGGGAATTCGTCGCCACGATTATCTTGCCGCTGCTGACGCTCGGGCTGCTCTTGTCGATGCCACTGATCGATCGCCTTTGCACGGTGCGCACCAGTGCCGTGCTGCGGGTGTTGATCGTGTTCGTCGGCCTTGGCGGTTGGATTGGCCTGACGCTGGCGGCGGTGATGCGAGATCGCAATGATCCCGAGTTTGCCGCGAGCCGAGCTGAATCGGCCCGGCTGGCCAATCGGGCTTGTCAATTGGCCGATCAAAACGGCGTTCCCCCGGAGGGGGCCGCGGCGCTGTTGCGCCGCGACCCGCAAACGCGCGGCCCGATGCTGTTCAAGGCCCATTGCGCCAGTTGCCACGGCTACGGCGAAAACTCGTCGAATGCGTCGAGCAGCGACGCCGCGACCAAAACTTCGGCGCCAGATCTCGCCAACTTTGCCAGCCGCGCTTGGCTGACCGGCATGCTCGATCCGGCCCAGCATGGTGGCCCGCGCTATTTCGGCAACACGAAATTCGCTCACAGCGACATGATCGAAGCGCTAACGGCGATCTGCAAGGAACCCCGCGGCGCCGCCCGATTGGGCGATGCGGCCGTCGCGCTATCGGCCGAAGCCGCATTGCCGTCGCAAGCCGCGGCCGACGCGCAGGATGCCGCGCGAATCGCCACCGGCCGTCAACGGATCGCCGGCAAACTCGGCTGCACCGATTGCCACCGCTTTCACGAACAAGGGGATTTGGGTTCCGCGGCAGATCTGACGGGCTACGGCTCGCGCGATTGGCTGATCGGCATCATCAGCAATCCGGAACACGAGCGGTTTTACGGCAAAAAGCTGAACGACCGCATGCCCGCCTTCGCCGAGAATCCACAATCTCCCGAAGGGAACGTGCTGACCGGCGAGGAAATCGAGCTCCTCGCGAAATGGCTCCGCGGCGAATGACCGCGGCGAGCCGTCGCGGCGCTCCGAGTCCCGCCGTTCAGCGGTGGCTCGCCGCTTCCTGGCAGCGCTCGATGACCACGGCGCAGGCCAGGATCAACACGTCGTCCTGGCCATCGACGATGTCTACGCCATACGTATTCGGTATCGTGAACCAGCTTTCGGAAACTTCCGCAACGGCTTGCTCCGCGCGGGTGAACGTGTAGCGATGGTCGCTGAAATTGCCACGGGCTTCGAGATCGTCGGGGCCGTGCTCGTCGTCGACGCTGAAGCGGTGGCCGAACAGCGTGAACAGCGCTTCCTTCACCACGGCGCGGAGCTGGCCGGCGTGATAGATTTCGTAGGCCGGGCCCCAGGTGAGCAACTTCTTTTGCACGACCGCCAATTCGTTGCCCTGCATGTCTTCGAAGATCAGCCGATCGCGCAAGGAAAGGACTTTTCCATCGACGAAGAATGCGTCGTTGCCGTCGGCGTCTTTGATCGTGAAATCCGCGCCGAGCGAAAACAGCTTCTTTCTCATGACGTAGCGCATGGCGTTGCCCCCCCGGCAATGAGCCGCAAATTCGCTCGATGACGACCCGAAGTTTGCCGGGCACAGCCGGGGTTGTCAACTTCAAGAGCGACTACGACGGCAAATCGCGCGGCGGGATCTTGCTCGACCAAAGCGGGTAGTCGATTCCCGCCAGCCGGTTCACCGCCAAAGCTTGGACCACTATTAGGCAGACCGCGATTTCAATGGCGCAGACGTGGAGCGGAGCGGTGATTCTTGCGTTGAATTCGCCGCGAGGCATGCGGTGGATTCCTGTTTGGCGATGCGGCGAATCCGGCCGGGAATCACCGCAGACAATGCGGTGATCCTTTGAGGTGCGTCCGCCAGCGTCGTGGCCGGCCGCAACCTCTCCCCGCTGCGGCGCAAGACAAGCTACCGGCTCGGAGAACCGGAAAACGTCAGGCCGTAAACGGAGCATTGCCTTCGAATTCAGCGAACCGTCAAGTCGCCGCCGGCCACGGCATTCCAAGTCGGCAGGGCGTCGATCAACGCGCGGCGATCCTCCCGCGATAGGATCGGCCGGGCGCTGCGGTTCGGCATTTCATCGAACGTGTGGCCATTTAGCTCGCGGCCGGTCGTCGATTTCCGCACGCCACCCCACTGCTTGAAGAAGAAGGGCACACCCGCCACACGACACTGGCGCAAGATTCGGTCGACCCAAGCTTCATCGATTCGTCGCGCGCCGGCCCCGCTTTCGCCCCCGACGATGACCCAATGAATTCCGGCGAGGTCGAGCTCTCCCAAGTCTTCCAACAGCGGCTCGATCGATAGAAACCGCACCGCGGCGGGCCCTTGCCGCAGATGCTCGATCCGCGGCAGGCCATAGTCGCGATCCTCGACGCTCACGCCCCACCAAATGTGGTCGAGCTTCGCCGCAAACGAAAACTTCCCCGACAGCAGATCACGCAACCGCTCGGAGCGCTTCGTGAGCACCTGATACGTGTGCCAGTTCGCAAGCTCCATCACGCGCACGACCCGCTCGATGTAATCATCGGGCACGCTCTCGTGAAACAGATCGCTCATCGAATTGACGAACACGCTCTTGGGCGACGACCAGCGCAGCGGCTCGGCGAGCTTGTCGGGAACCAACCGCAAATCGAAGCCCTGCTGGTAGGGATGGCCCGGCACGCCGCGAAATCGCTCGGCAAATGTTTCGGCATAACAATGCTTGCAGCCGGGACTGATCTTCGTGCATCCCCGCACCGGATTCCAAGTCGCATCGGTCCACTCGATCGTCGATTTCTCGCTCATTGAATCAATCGCGAATAATAGGCTGTGTTGCCGAATTCGAACGGGTAAACGCCGGCTCACTCAAATTCATTTTATACACAGAATGGGTTGGCGTTTCGGACGGCCATCCTCGCTAACGCTTCGGGCCAGTGTGCGTGCGGTTGAACGAATATTTGCCCGAAGCGTCAGCGCGACAGCGCCCACCCCGATCGTGCACATGAGCCGCTTGAGCACTGTTCGATCCGCAGACAGACACGATTAACATAGACTCAGGCTCGGCCGAAAATAACGTTCTTCACAGATCCCCTCCCTTTGCGGGAGAGGGCAGGGGGAGGGGTTCGAAGGGCGGAAGTTATTTTTCGGCCGAGCCTCAGAGGATGTGAAAGAATGGGACGGGCACCTCGGGGAAACCATTTTTTCGGGGTTTTTTCGACCGGGTTCGGAGCCAGTCGCCATTCTTTCATAAGCTCTCAGGGCGCCAGCGGAAATCGCGCGGCAAATTTGTCTTTGCCTCTCATTTTTCATCTAACAAGCGGCTGCTAGACTAGCCGGCATGGAAACTGCACTCCTTGTTTGCCCGCTTTTTCTGGCATTCGACCAACGGAAGGGCCGTGTATGCGTTTTCTTGTCGCCGTAGCGATCACCGCGCTTTTGTCGGTCCTTTCGGCTGTCTGCTTCGCGGCCCCGCTCGTGCCGCCCGCGGCCCCCGTGGTTCACGTGTGGACCGACGCGACGGGACGATTCCGTACCGAGGCGATCCTGGTGGGAGGCGATCGCTCGCAGGTGCAGTTGAAAAAGGTCCATGGCTCGCTGATCACCGTTCCCTTGAAAAACCTGAGCTCCGACGACCAGCAGTTCGCGCTCGCTTCGTTGCGGCTAGACGGAGCCGCGAGTCGCGCCGCAAATGATCAAGCTGCAAGCGACATCACAGCAAAAGAAGTTACAGCAAAGAAGCCTATATTGCCGGATCTCTCGGCGGCGAAGACCGAATCTCCGCCCTCCGATTGGCTTGGCGGGATCAAGTCGGGCTTGGCCTCGGTCGCAATGCCTTCGCTGGGCGATGCCAACGCGATGGCGGCCGCCGAACGCTTGCTTAGCACGTCGGGTCCGTCGATGCCGGAAAACATGATCTACGTGCGCCTTTCCCGGCCCTTTCTCGAACGAACTGTTTATGAGCAAGTTTCGGATAGCGAACCGGTGAACGAAACCGTGCTGGGCTCCCGAGTGGGCGGCACTTCGACGACCACCGGGACGACCGAATTCGAGCTGGAGCCAAGCGATCGATCCGGTCTGGCCGAGATTCGGCTCTTCGGCAGCACGACCTACGACACCGTCGCCGACGCAGGCCCGATCCAAGTGTTTACCAGCGGCGTGACCCGGTTTGCCTCGGCGAAAGCAATCCGGATCGATGGGAACGGAATCGCGCTTGGCCCGGCGGTGACGAACGCCGAAACCTCCTCGACGGTCAAAGGAGTCAGCACGTCGCTACGCGGCCTGCGCGGGCGGATCGCCTTGCGCATCGGCGCGCGGCGGGCCGGCGAAAGCCGGCAGGAAGCTGCAGTCATTACGTCTCGGAATACCGCGGGACACATCAATCAACGATTCGATCGCTCGGCGAGCGAGCGCGTGGCGGATTTTTGGACCACGGTCAACACGCAGTTGGCCGCCTTGCCGCCCGATTGCCTGCTGCGGAAATGCTGCTGGCAGGCAAGCACCACGAAAGACGCGTTGCAGATCGTGATCATGGCGCCCCCGGCGGAAAAGTATCCTCGCGTGCCGCCCCCCGCAGCAACGGCCGGCGAGGCGGAAGTGGAAGTGCAGGTGCACGTGGCGCTAGTGCGCTATGCGATCGCAAACGACGCCTTGCAACGCTTCATGCAGCCCGTGGCGGTGCGGTTGGCCGCACTCGAGCATTCCACCGGGCGAAATGAACAGATTGGTCGTCCGGGAATGAATTGGTCGAAAGACGGCACTTGGCTCACAATGAGCTGGCCCGCTGGCGGCCGCGCCCCTACCAGGCCGCAACAGCCCCCTGTGCAGCCGTCGCCATCGCGCGAGCCCGTGCTTGCCAGCCAATCGCGTTAGCAGTTTCTTGTCCGGAAAATCTGACGGCTAATCGCCTAACCAGCATATTGCCTCGTGTAAATGGTAACCACAGAGCCATAGCGTCCTTTCAATCAAAGTAGCAGGAACACTCCGTGTGCCGTTGGCACTGCTCTGTGCGCAACGCCTCGAGGTGCGCCGCCGGCACACGGGGAGCGTGTGAAAAAATGGGGCTGGCTCCGAGCCCGCTTGATGAAACAGCGGCAAAAACGCCCGTCCTGAGGGCGGCTGGTTCCAGGCCCTACACGAGCCGATGGCATTCGAGCGACCACTTTGGCCGCTGACGGAGCTGGTTTGCAACGCCATTTGGATATGGCTGCGCAGGCGAAGTTTGCGATTGGCCGAAAAATTCGGCCTCAAGCGATCCGTCGTCCCACGGCAGGCGCCGCTACCATCTTTCCCGCGGCTGTGCTAAAAGAAATGCGGTCCCGATACCGCTTTTCTTGTTCTTGCCCGGGAGTTCTCCACATGTCGCTCGAAGGTCGGCGGTTCCTGATGTTCGTCGACGACCTATATGAGGACCTCGAACTGTGGTATCCGCGGCTCCGGCTCACCGAAGCGGGCGGCCGGGTCACCGTTGCCGGGCTTGTCGAGGGACATGTCTACCATGGCAAGCACACTTATCCCTGCACGGCCGATGCGCCGATTAGCCAGATGGAAGCGTCCGAGTTCGAAGGGGTGGTTATCCCCGGCGGCTTCATGCCCGACCGGCTCCGCCGCGAACCGCGCGTGTTGCGATTGGTGCGCGACTTCGCCGAAGATGGCAAGCTCGTGGCGGCGATCTGTCACGGCGGCTGGATTCCGGTTTCCGCCGGTGTGTACAAAGGGGTTCGCGTTACCGGTTCGCCGGGGATCAAAGACGATCTGATTAATGCCGGCGGAGAATGGCACGACGCGCCGGTCGTCATCGACCGCCATTTCGTCTCCAGCCGCAAGCCCGACGACCTGCCCGACTTCTGCCGCGGAATTCTGAAGGTGATGGCAAAATCGAAACAAGACAAGGCGTGAGCCGAGGCAATTCGAGGCTCGCGACCGTGCGCGGCAAGGCATCCACGGGCGCAAAGAAAAAGGGCACATCCTTGTGCCCGTTTCGATTGTTCGACCAGTTGGCCAAGTCGGTGACAAGCGTGCGCGCTTATTTCGCCGGAGGGGCCGGCACTGCGTTTGGTCCGACCGGAGCCGGCGCGGTGGAGCTTGGCGCGGCTGGGGGAGCCGTCTTGCTGGCCGGCGCTTTGCCGTGATGCCTTGATTCGGCCATCAATTCCTTGAGCTTTTCCTGCTGCTCGGGCGTGAGCACGGCCTTGATTTGTGCGCTTTCGTCGGCCTCGAGCTTCGCAAGCTGCTGGTGCAAGGTCTTGATCTGGGGAGCAAATTCGGCCTGGATGGCGTAAATCTTTTCCTTTTGCTGCGTATCGACGGGAAGCTTGGCATAGAACGGCGGGAGCCGGCCTTTGAGCTTCGTTGGAGTCGTGGTGCTCGTCGCAGTCTTGGCCGGGGGGGCGTCCGGCGTCTTGGTATCGTCTGCCCCGCGCGCCGCCATCGGCAGCACCGTCGCCGCCGCCAGAAGCGCAGCTAACCAACCGCGTTTCATAAAACCTCCTTCAGCAATAATGAGATTGTGCAACTGACCCCCACCGGAGCCCTTTCGTTCGCAATCTAATCCACGCTAGCGTCGAAATCAAATATTTTCGGCCGATTTTTTTGCCGCTGCAACGACGTTCACTACCTGCGAAGCTTGAGCCTGAAAGGCTCATTCCGCCAGCCCAGGGCGGAGCCGCGTGAGCGGCGCCGCCCTGGGAACGTGGTACGACGCGTTGTCCGGCCCTGAAAAGGCCGTTCACAATTCGCGGCGTCTTATTGAACCGCCCTTTCAGCGCCGACGCGTCGTGCGGGCCGTTGTCCCAGGCCTCCACCGCTTGCGCGGCTGCGGCCTGGGCTGATAGAATCGGCCTTGCAGGCCGAGACGTTTCACGTTGCCTCGGGGTGAATATTATGGGTAACCGTAAGCGCAACGACGTGAGCACGGCACCCATCGCTCGATTACCGCAATTGAATCCGCAATTCTAACTAGGAGACAATCGGGATGTTCCATTGGCGAATATCTGCCGGTGCGCTTCGTGCTGTCGCGTGTGTGGGAACGCTGCTTGTCGCAATTCATGCCCGGGCCGCCGAGCCGCTATTGGTGAAAAGCGATCTGTTCGAGGCGGGTAAGGAAGGGCACAAGCTATATCGGATTCCGGGAATTGTGGTCACCGCCAAGGGGACGGTGCTCGCTTATTGCGAAGGGCGAAAACACAGCGGGCTGGATTGGGACGATATCGAAATCATGCTCCGCCGCAGCACCGATGGCGGCCAGAGCTGGTCGGCGCCGATCGTGCTGCCCAAGCCGGCCGGCAGGTTCGAGCGGAATCCGGCCGCCGTGGCCAAGAAACTGGCCCGCGATGGCGAAATCACGCTGAATAATCCCGTGGCGATCGCCGATCGCGGCGGCGCGGTCCATTTTCTCTACTGCGTCGACTACGGTCGCTGCTTCTATTTGCGCAGCGACGACGACGGCCTGACGTTCAGCCAGCCGGTGGAAATCACGAAGACGTTCGAGCAGTTCCGCAAGGACTATAACTGCCGGGTGTTCGCCACAGGGCCGGCGCACGGCATCCAGTTGAAGAACGCTCGGCTCGTGGTTCCGGTTTGGCTCTCGACAGGGACCGGCGGCAATGCCCATCGTCCGTCGGCGGTGGCCACCATCTTTAGCGACGATAGTGGAAAGACATGGCAGCGCGGCGACATCGTGGCCGGCGAGACCGATCCGCTTACCAATCCGAACGAAACGGTGGTCGCCCAGCTTGCCGATGGCCGCGTGATGCTCAATATGCGCAGTGAATCCAAAGAGCATCGGCGGGCCGTGTCGATCAGCCCCGATGGAGCGACGCACTGGAGCCGGCCCGTCTTCGACGAACAACTCAAGGAACCGATTTGCATGGCGAGCCTATGCCGATTGAGCGACCAAAAAACGTCGGACCGAAATCGCTTGCTCTTCGCCAATCCCGACAATCCGGACGGGGCCGGGAAAAACGAGTCGCCGGGCCGCATGCACTATCGCAAGAATCTGACCGTGAAGCTCAGCTACGACGAAGGACAGACGTGGCCCGTGGCGCGCGTGCTCGAGCCCGGCACCAGCGGCTATAGCGACTTGGCCGTCGGCCCCCACGGCACGATCTATTGCTTTTTTGAACGCGGGAGCACCACCGGGCGGGATCAGTTTTCGACCCACGCGCTGACGCTCGCGAGATTCAATCTCGAATGGCTGTCGGCGGGAAAAGATCGGCTGCCAAAAAAGCCGGAATGAACGGACCTAAAGCGCTCGGGAGGTTGGAGGTCTTCTTCGGCGG of Pirellulales bacterium contains these proteins:
- a CDS encoding CAAX prenyl protease-related protein, with the translated sequence MDTPQIMLADLPTDRRATGRTNPWLVFLLPFVVFMVVGSFEPAAAVAHDQSPPEASKTFGLAIPYSAYPLIYTVKIGLTLIAIAAIWPGYRQFAWRVDKLAIGVGVVGTAVWIGLAMLQRVMVLRFGLEFGLGKRSAFDPLAELSARPAWAYTFLAIRLAGLAVVAPVIEEFFLRGFLMRFAMAADWWAVPFGAASRTAIVIGTAVPVLMHPQEALAAAVWFSGITWLMLRTRNMWDCVAAHATTNLLLGVYVIASGNWWLM
- a CDS encoding Rieske 2Fe-2S domain-containing protein; the encoded protein is MHRRSVLKLTSAALGAACAAAIGIPGVNYVVATVRRNRSKAETVQSVIRLKDLPVGRPVAVAIRARAQDAWTVAPQQVVGHVWLLRRPGKSPAVGPKEADSKAAVSPAKVPTAGDVPPEDVDIVEAFSATCPHLGCNVVYQQDKQQFLCPCHGGAFDRHGRMVTGTALGHENPAPRGLDKLACSVVLDAISGEKWVEVRYQRFQQGATRQIVEE
- a CDS encoding cytochrome b N-terminal domain-containing protein gives rise to the protein MRRSPPVDPATEEEIARTSAKLHAQLARHRQEASLLRRTWNWLDDRAGLRGWLLPIRRRRLPGGARWEYSTASCLLWLLVVEVVTGLLLMTTYSPGSATAWASVHYIDRSAGGGFIRGVHYFASQALLILFAVHMVRVLLRAAFRAPFELIWITGLLLTPLVIGLAVTGNPLSASIKGASQIEVEGSIIGSTPLVGPMLKRALFGGEDVGQLTFTHLYFLHVALLPLLVGLLLIVHIAQIYRHGLSAPMIHPTKGRAVRYWPYQTVRNMTVLAIVVGVVSWLAWRYGAPLDAPADSELPYTPRPEWYLLFLFELRRHFSGQWEFVATIILPLLTLGLLLSMPLIDRLCTVRTSAVLRVLIVFVGLGGWIGLTLAAVMRDRNDPEFAASRAESARLANRACQLADQNGVPPEGAAALLRRDPQTRGPMLFKAHCASCHGYGENSSNASSSDAATKTSAPDLANFASRAWLTGMLDPAQHGGPRYFGNTKFAHSDMIEALTAICKEPRGAARLGDAAVALSAEAALPSQAAADAQDAARIATGRQRIAGKLGCTDCHRFHEQGDLGSAADLTGYGSRDWLIGIISNPEHERFYGKKLNDRMPAFAENPQSPEGNVLTGEEIELLAKWLRGE
- a CDS encoding LURP-one-related family protein, whose translation is MRKKLFSLGADFTIKDADGNDAFFVDGKVLSLRDRLIFEDMQGNELAVVQKKLLTWGPAYEIYHAGQLRAVVKEALFTLFGHRFSVDDEHGPDDLEARGNFSDHRYTFTRAEQAVAEVSESWFTIPNTYGVDIVDGQDDVLILACAVVIERCQEAASHR
- a CDS encoding phage Gp37/Gp68 family protein encodes the protein MSEKSTIEWTDATWNPVRGCTKISPGCKHCYAETFAERFRGVPGHPYQQGFDLRLVPDKLAEPLRWSSPKSVFVNSMSDLFHESVPDDYIERVVRVMELANWHTYQVLTKRSERLRDLLSGKFSFAAKLDHIWWGVSVEDRDYGLPRIEHLRQGPAAVRFLSIEPLLEDLGELDLAGIHWVIVGGESGAGARRIDEAWVDRILRQCRVAGVPFFFKQWGGVRKSTTGRELNGHTFDEMPNRSARPILSREDRRALIDALPTWNAVAGGDLTVR
- a CDS encoding SHD1 domain-containing protein encodes the protein MRFLVAVAITALLSVLSAVCFAAPLVPPAAPVVHVWTDATGRFRTEAILVGGDRSQVQLKKVHGSLITVPLKNLSSDDQQFALASLRLDGAASRAANDQAASDITAKEVTAKKPILPDLSAAKTESPPSDWLGGIKSGLASVAMPSLGDANAMAAAERLLSTSGPSMPENMIYVRLSRPFLERTVYEQVSDSEPVNETVLGSRVGGTSTTTGTTEFELEPSDRSGLAEIRLFGSTTYDTVADAGPIQVFTSGVTRFASAKAIRIDGNGIALGPAVTNAETSSTVKGVSTSLRGLRGRIALRIGARRAGESRQEAAVITSRNTAGHINQRFDRSASERVADFWTTVNTQLAALPPDCLLRKCCWQASTTKDALQIVIMAPPAEKYPRVPPPAATAGEAEVEVQVHVALVRYAIANDALQRFMQPVAVRLAALEHSTGRNEQIGRPGMNWSKDGTWLTMSWPAGGRAPTRPQQPPVQPSPSREPVLASQSR
- a CDS encoding type 1 glutamine amidotransferase domain-containing protein produces the protein MSLEGRRFLMFVDDLYEDLELWYPRLRLTEAGGRVTVAGLVEGHVYHGKHTYPCTADAPISQMEASEFEGVVIPGGFMPDRLRREPRVLRLVRDFAEDGKLVAAICHGGWIPVSAGVYKGVRVTGSPGIKDDLINAGGEWHDAPVVIDRHFVSSRKPDDLPDFCRGILKVMAKSKQDKA
- a CDS encoding sialidase family protein, with translation MFHWRISAGALRAVACVGTLLVAIHARAAEPLLVKSDLFEAGKEGHKLYRIPGIVVTAKGTVLAYCEGRKHSGLDWDDIEIMLRRSTDGGQSWSAPIVLPKPAGRFERNPAAVAKKLARDGEITLNNPVAIADRGGAVHFLYCVDYGRCFYLRSDDDGLTFSQPVEITKTFEQFRKDYNCRVFATGPAHGIQLKNARLVVPVWLSTGTGGNAHRPSAVATIFSDDSGKTWQRGDIVAGETDPLTNPNETVVAQLADGRVMLNMRSESKEHRRAVSISPDGATHWSRPVFDEQLKEPICMASLCRLSDQKTSDRNRLLFANPDNPDGAGKNESPGRMHYRKNLTVKLSYDEGQTWPVARVLEPGTSGYSDLAVGPHGTIYCFFERGSTTGRDQFSTHALTLARFNLEWLSAGKDRLPKKPE